In Sphaeramia orbicularis chromosome 14, fSphaOr1.1, whole genome shotgun sequence, the following are encoded in one genomic region:
- the spag7 gene encoding sperm-associated antigen 7 homolog yields the protein MSYFSKIRRKLRPCAPAQPAQLQFNNSLDGVPYHSKMADLLGSILNSMEKPPTVGDQESRRKAREQAARLKKMEEDEKRKKAEFRKKMEKEVSDFIQDSAQQKRKYNPMGKIERSILHDVAEVAGLTSFSFGEDEESRYVMLFKKEFAPSDEELEAYRKGEEWDPQLAEQRRRLKEQAAKEAEASQTEKSETCPNSNYRDKYSHLIGTSAAKDAAHTLEANRAYGCVPVANKRDTRSIEEAMNAIRAKKRQKREDDSGVHSSSS from the exons ATGAGCTACTTCTCAAAGATCCGAAGAAAACTTCGGCCCTGTGCGCCTGCGCAGCCTGCACAGCTGCAGTTTAACAACAGTCTGGACGGTGTGCCCTATCATTCCAAGATGGCGGACCTCCTAGGTTCAATCTTAAACTCGATGGAAAAGCCTCCAACAGTCGGCGACCAGGAAAGCCGACGAAAGGCCCGAG AGCAAGCAGCGCGGCTCAAGAAGATGGAGGAAgatgagaaaagaaagaaagcagaGTTCAGGAAAAAG ATGGAGAAAGAGGTGTCAGATTTCATCCAAGACAGTgcacaacagaaaagaaaatacaatccTATGGGAAAGATTGAAAGGAGTATTTT GCATGATGTTGCAGAAGTAGCTGGTCTGACTTCATTTTCTTTCGGTGAAGACGAGGAGAGCCGTTACGTCATGTTATTTAAGAAG GAGTTTGCTCCATCAGATGAGGAGCTGGAGGCGTATCGCAAAGGAGAGGAGTGGGATCCCCAGTTGGCAGAGCAACGACGCAGACTAAAA GAACAGGCCGCTAAAGAAGCAGAGGCCAGTCAGACCGAGAAGTCTGAAACATGTCCCAACTCCAACTACAGAGACAAGTACAGTCATCTCATTGGCACCTCAGCTGCAAAAGATGCTGCACACACACTAGAGGCCAACAGGGCTTATGGCTGTG TGCCAGTGGCTAATAAGAGGGACACCCGCTCCATAGAGGAAGCCATGAATGCAATCAGAGCAAAGAAACGGCAGAAGCGAGAGGATGACTCAGGAGTGCACAGCAGCAGTTCCTGA